Proteins encoded together in one Mastomys coucha isolate ucsf_1 unplaced genomic scaffold, UCSF_Mcou_1 pScaffold16, whole genome shotgun sequence window:
- the Atp8b2 gene encoding phospholipid-transporting ATPase ID isoform X1 — protein MTVPKEMPEKWARAGAPSSWSQKKPSWGTEEERRARANDREYNEKFQYASNCIKTSKYNILTFLPVNLFEQFQEVANTYFLFLLILQLIPQISSLSWFTTIVPLVLVLTITAVKDATDDYFRHKSDNQVNNRHSQVLINGVLQQEQWMNVCVGDIIKLENNQFVAADLLLLSSSEPHGLCYIETAELDGETNMKVRQAIPITSELGDISQLAKFDGEVICEPPNNKLDKFSGTLYWKENKLPLSNQNMLLRGCVLRNTEWCFGLVIFAGPDTKLMQNSGRTKFKRTSIDRLMNTLVLWIFGFLVCMGVILAIGNAIWEHEVGTRFQVYLPWDEAVDSAFFSGFLSFWSYIIILNTVVPISLYVSVEVIRLGHSYFINWDKKMFCMKKRTPAEARTTTLNEELGQVEYIFSDKTGTLTQNIMVFSKCSISGHSYGDVFDVLGHKAELGERPEPVDFSFNPLADKKFLFWDPSLLEAVKMGDPHTHEFFRLLSLCHTVMSEEKNEGELYYKAQSPDEGALVTAARNFGFVFRSRTPKTITVHELGTAITYQLLAILDFNNIRKRMSVIVRNPEGKIRLYCKGADTILLDRLHPSTQELLNSTTDHLNEYAGDGLRTLVLAYKDLDEEYYEEWARRRLQASLAQDSREDRLASIYEEVESDMMLLGATAIEDKLQQGVPETIALLTLANIKIWVLTGDKQETAVNIGYSCKMLTDDMTEVFIVTGHTVLEVREELRKARKKMVDSSHAVGNGFTYQGNLSSSKLTSVLEAVAGEYALVINGHSLAHALEADMELEFLETACACKAVICCRVTPLQKAQVVELVKKYKKAVTLAIGDGANDVSMIKTAHIGVGISGQEGIQAVLASDYSFSQFKFLQRLLLVHGRWSYLRMCKFLCYFFYKNFAFTMVHFWFGFFCGFSAQTVYDQYFITLYNIVYTSLPVLAMGVFDQDVPEQRSMEYPKLYEPGQLNLLFNKREFFICIAQGIYTSVLMFFIPYGVFAEATRDDGTQLADYQSFAVTVATSLVIVVSVQIGLDTGYWTAINHFFIWGSLAVYFAILFAMHSNGLFDMFPNQFRFVGNAQNTLAQPTVWLTILLTTAVCIMPVVAFRFLRLSLKPDLSDTVRYTQLVRKKQKAQHRCMRRVGRTGSRRSGYAFSHQEGFGELIMSGKNMRLSSLALSSFSTRSSSSWIESLRRKKSDSANSPSGGAEKPLKG, from the exons ATGACGGTCCCCAAGGAGATGCCCGAGAAGTGGGCCCGGGCCGGGGCACCTTCCTCTTGGAGCCAGAAGAAGCCTTCTTGGGGGACAG AAGAAGAGCGGAGGGCACGGGCTAATGACCGTGAATACAATGAGAAGTTCCAGTATGCA AGTAACTGCATCAAGACCTCCAAGTACAATATTCTCACCTTCCTGCCTGTCAACCTCTTTGAGCAGTTCCAGGAAGTTGCCAACACCTACTTCCTGTTCCTTCTCATTCTGCAG TTAATCCCCCAGATCTCGTCCCTGTCCTGGTTCACCACCATTGTGCCTTTGGTTCTTGTCCTCACCATCACAGCTGTTAAAGATGCCACCGATGACTAT TTCCGCCACAAGAGTGATAATCAGGTGAATAACCGTCATTCTCAGGTGCTGATCAATGGAGT CCTCCAACAAGAGCAATGGATGAATGTATGCGTTGGTGATATTATCAAGCTAGAAAATAACCAGTTTGTGGCG GCGGACCTCCTCCTCCTTTCGAGCAGCGAGCCCCATGGGCTGTGTTACATAGAGACTGCAGAACTGGATGG agagacCAACATGAAAGTGCGCCAGGCCATTCCAATCACCTCGGAGCTGGGGGACATCAGTCAGCTGGCCAAGTTTGATG GCGAAGTCATTTGCGAACCGCCCAACAACAAGCTGGACAAGTTTAGTGGGACGCTGTACTGGAAGGAGAACAAGCTCCCCCTGAGCAACCAGAACATGCTGCTGCGAGGTTGTGTGCTGAGAAACACCGAGTGGTGCTTCGGGCTCGTCATCTTTGCAG GTCCTGATACTAAGCTGATGCAGAACAGTGGCAGGACGAAGTTCAAGAGAACAAGTATCGACCGCCTGATGAACACACTGGTACTCTGG ATTTTTGGATTCCTGGTTTGCATGGGGGTGATCCTGGCCATCGGTAATGCCATCTGGGAACACGAAGTCGGGACGCGCTTCCAGGTCTACCTGCCCTGGGATGAGGCGGTGGATAGTGCcttcttctctggcttcctctccTTCTGGTCCTATATCATCATTCTCAACACCGTTGTGCCCATCTCACTGTATGTCAG TGTGGAAGTCATCCGTTTGGGCCACAGCTACTTCATCAACTGGGACAAGAAGATGTTCTGCATGAAGAAGCGGACGCCTGCAGAGGCCCGTACCACCACTCTGAACGAAGAGCTGGGCCAGGTGGAGTACATCTTCTCTGATAAGACGGGCACCCTTACCCAGAACATCATGGTGTTCAGCAAATGCTCCATCAGTGGCCACAGCTATG GTGACGTGTTTGATGTCTTGGGACACAAAGCTGAATTGGGAGAG AGACCAGAGCCTGTTGACTTCTCTTTTAATCCTCTGGCTGACAAGAAATTCTTGTTTTGGGACCCAAGCCTCTTGGAGGCTGTCAAGATGGGggacccacacacacatgagttCTTCCGTCTCCTCTCCTTGTGTCATACTGTCATGTCAGAAGAAAAGAACGAAG GAGAGCTGTACTATAAAGCTCAGTCTCCGGATGAGGGGGCTCTGGTCACTGCAGCCAggaattttggttttgtgttccGCTCTCGTACCCCTAAAACAATCACTGTCCATGAACTCGGTACAGCCATCACCTACCAGCTACTGGCCATCCTGGACTTTAACAACATTCGCAAGCGGATGTCAGTCATAG TTCGGAATCCAGAGGGGAAGATACGGCTCTACTGCAAAGGGGCTGACACAATCCTGCTAGACAGGCTCCACCCTTCTACCCAGGAGCTGCTCAACAGCACCACTGACCATCTGAAT GAGTATGCAGGGGACGGGCTGAGGACCCTGGTGTTGGCCTACAAAGACCTGGATGAAGAATACTATGAGGAATGGGCCAGGAGACGCCTACAGGCTAGCCTGGCCCAAGATAGCCGAGAGGACAGGCTAGCCAGCATCTATGAAGAGGTTGAGAGTGACATGATG CTGTTGGGTGCCACGGCCATTGAGGACAAACTTCAGCAGGGAGTTCCAGAGACCATTGCCCTCCTGACTCTGGCCAACATCAAGATTTGGGTGCTAACTGGAGATAAGCAAG AGACAGCTGTAAACATTGGCTACTCCTGTAAGATGCTGACCGATGACATGACAGAGGTGTTCATCGTCACCGGCCACACTGTCCTGGAAGTTCGAGAGGAGCTCAG GAAAGCCCGGAAGAAGATGGTAGATTCCTCCCATGCTGTGGGCAATGGCTTCACCTACCAGGGGAACCTTTCTTCTTCAAAACTCACTTCTGTCCTGGAGGCTGTTGCTGGGGAGTACGCCTTGGTCATCAACGGGCACAGCCTG gcCCATGCCTTGGAGGCTGATATGGAGCTAGAGTTTCTGGAGACAGCATGTGCCTGCAAAGCTGTCATCTGCTGTCGGGTAACGCCCTTGCAGAAGGCACAAGTGGTGGAACTGGTTAAGAAGTACAAGAAGGCAGTGACACTTGCCATTGGGGATGGAGCCAATGATGTCAGCATGATTAAAA CTGCTCATATTGGTGTGGGCATCAGTGGGCAGGAAGGGATCCAGGCTGTCCTGGCTTCCGATTATTCCTTTTCACAGTTCAAGTTCCTGCAACGCCTCCTGCTGGTGCACGGGCGCTGGTCCTACCTACGCATGTGCAAGTTCCTCTGCTATTTCTTCTACAAAAACTTTGCGTTCACTATGGTCCACTTCTGGTTTGGCTTCTTCTGCGGTTTCTCAGCCCAG ACCGTTTATGACCAGTACTTCATCACCCTGTATAACATTGTGTACACCTCCCTCCCCGTCCTGGCCATGGGTGTCTTTGACCAG GATGTCCCGGAGCAGCGAAGCATGGAGTACCCTAAACTGTATGAGCCAGGCCAGTTGAACCTCCTATTCAACAAGCGAGAGTTCTTCATCTGCATCGCCCAGGGCATCTACACCTCTGTGCTCATGTTCTTCATTCCCTATGGAGTGTTTGCGGAGGCCACTCGGGATGATGGCACCCAGCTGGCAGACTACCAGTCCTTCGCAGTCACTGTGGCCACGTCACTGGTCATTGTGGTCAGTGTGCAG ATTGGGCTGGATACAGGCTACTGGACAGCCATCAACCACTTCTTCATCTGGGGCAGTCTTGCGGTCTACTTCGCCATCCTCTTTGCCATGCACAGCAATGGGCTCTTTGACATGTTTCCAAACCAGTTCCGGTTTGTGG GGAATGCCCAGAACACCCTGGCCCAGCCCACCGTGTGGCTCACCATCCTGCTCACCACGGCTGTCTGCATCATGCCTGTGGTTGCCTTCCGCTTCCTCAGGCTTAGCCTGAAGCCGGATCTCTCCGACACG GTCCGCTACACCCAGCTGgtaaggaagaagcagaaggcGCAGCACCGTTGCATGCGGCGAGTGGGCCGCACAGGCTCTCGGCGCTCTGGCTATGCCTTCTCGCACCAGGAAGGTTTTGGGGAGCTCATTATGTCTGGCAAGAACATGCGCCTCAGCTCCCTGGCCCTCTCCAGCTTCAGCACGCGCTCCAGTTCCAGCTGGATCGAGAGTTTGCGCAGGAAGAAAAGTGACAGTGCCAACAGCCCCAGTGGCGGAGCTGAGAAGCCCCTTAAGGGCTGA
- the Aqp10 gene encoding aquaporin-10 → MACALLEIRAHIQIRSLMARQCLAEFLGVFVLLLLTQGSVAQAVTSEGNKGNFFTTYLASSLAVTIAIYVAGNVSGAHLNPAFSLAMCLVGRLPWAKLPIYCFVQLLSAFCASGATYILYYDALQNYTGGNLTVAGPKETASIFATYPSPYLSLNNGFLDQVLGTWMLIVGLLAILDRRNKGAPAGLEPVVVGLLILTIGLSMGANCGSPLNPARDLGPRLFTYFAGWGPDVFSAGNGWWWVPVVAPMVGATLGTATYQLLVALHHPEDSEPFPKVMASQLKASGLVALAQLECKL, encoded by the exons ATGGCCTGTGCTCTGCTTGAAATCAGGGCTCACATCCAGATCCGAAGCCTCATGGCCCGACAGTGCCTGGCAGAGTTTCTGGGTGTATTTGTGCTCTTG CTACTTACTCAAGGTTCCGTGGCCCAGGCTGTCACTAGTGAAGGAAACAAGGGCAACTTCTTTACCACCTATCTGGCCAGCTCTCTAGCTGTTACAATAGCTATCTATGTGGCGGGCAACGTCTCAG GAGCCCACCTAAACCCAGCCTTTTCTCTGGCCATGTGCCTGGTGGGACGCCTCCCCTGGGCCAAACTCCCCATTTACTGCTTTGTGCAACTGCTGTCTGCTTTCTGTGCCTCAGGGGCCACCTACATTCTCTACTATG ATGCCCTCCAGAACTACACAGGTGGGAACCTGACAGTGGCCGGCCCCAAAGAGACAGCCTCCATTTTTGCCACCTACCCTTCCCCCTATCTGTCCCTGAACAATGGCTTCTTGGATCAG GTTCTGGGTACCTGGATGCTGATCGTGGGGCTGTTAGCTATCCTAGACAGACGGAATAAAGGGGCACCTGCAGGTCTGGAGCCTGTGGTGGTGGGACTGCTGATCCTCACCATTGGACTATCCATGGGAGCTAACTGTGGCTCCCCACTCAACCCTGCCCGGGACCTGGGCCCAAGGCTCTTCACCTACTTTGCTGGCTGGGGCCCTGACGTCTTCAG TGCTGGTAATGGCTGGTGGTGGGTGCCTGTAGTGGCTCCTATGGTGGGGGCTACCCTGGGCACAGCCACATACCAGCTCCTGGTGGCTCTGCACCACCCTGAGGATTCAGAACCATTTCCAAAGGTGATGGCATCTCAACTCAAGGCTTCAGGCTTGGTAGCTCTAGCTCAGCTGGAATGTAAGCTGTGA
- the Atp8b2 gene encoding phospholipid-transporting ATPase ID isoform X2 translates to MALCAKKRPPEEERRARANDREYNEKFQYASNCIKTSKYNILTFLPVNLFEQFQEVANTYFLFLLILQLIPQISSLSWFTTIVPLVLVLTITAVKDATDDYFRHKSDNQVNNRHSQVLINGVLQQEQWMNVCVGDIIKLENNQFVAADLLLLSSSEPHGLCYIETAELDGETNMKVRQAIPITSELGDISQLAKFDGEVICEPPNNKLDKFSGTLYWKENKLPLSNQNMLLRGCVLRNTEWCFGLVIFAGPDTKLMQNSGRTKFKRTSIDRLMNTLVLWIFGFLVCMGVILAIGNAIWEHEVGTRFQVYLPWDEAVDSAFFSGFLSFWSYIIILNTVVPISLYVSVEVIRLGHSYFINWDKKMFCMKKRTPAEARTTTLNEELGQVEYIFSDKTGTLTQNIMVFSKCSISGHSYGDVFDVLGHKAELGERPEPVDFSFNPLADKKFLFWDPSLLEAVKMGDPHTHEFFRLLSLCHTVMSEEKNEGELYYKAQSPDEGALVTAARNFGFVFRSRTPKTITVHELGTAITYQLLAILDFNNIRKRMSVIVRNPEGKIRLYCKGADTILLDRLHPSTQELLNSTTDHLNEYAGDGLRTLVLAYKDLDEEYYEEWARRRLQASLAQDSREDRLASIYEEVESDMMLLGATAIEDKLQQGVPETIALLTLANIKIWVLTGDKQETAVNIGYSCKMLTDDMTEVFIVTGHTVLEVREELRKARKKMVDSSHAVGNGFTYQGNLSSSKLTSVLEAVAGEYALVINGHSLAHALEADMELEFLETACACKAVICCRVTPLQKAQVVELVKKYKKAVTLAIGDGANDVSMIKTAHIGVGISGQEGIQAVLASDYSFSQFKFLQRLLLVHGRWSYLRMCKFLCYFFYKNFAFTMVHFWFGFFCGFSAQTVYDQYFITLYNIVYTSLPVLAMGVFDQDVPEQRSMEYPKLYEPGQLNLLFNKREFFICIAQGIYTSVLMFFIPYGVFAEATRDDGTQLADYQSFAVTVATSLVIVVSVQIGLDTGYWTAINHFFIWGSLAVYFAILFAMHSNGLFDMFPNQFRFVGNAQNTLAQPTVWLTILLTTAVCIMPVVAFRFLRLSLKPDLSDTVRYTQLVRKKQKAQHRCMRRVGRTGSRRSGYAFSHQEGFGELIMSGKNMRLSSLALSSFSTRSSSSWIESLRRKKSDSANSPSGGAEKPLKG, encoded by the exons ATGGCACTGTGTGCAAAAAAGCGCCCCCCAG AAGAAGAGCGGAGGGCACGGGCTAATGACCGTGAATACAATGAGAAGTTCCAGTATGCA AGTAACTGCATCAAGACCTCCAAGTACAATATTCTCACCTTCCTGCCTGTCAACCTCTTTGAGCAGTTCCAGGAAGTTGCCAACACCTACTTCCTGTTCCTTCTCATTCTGCAG TTAATCCCCCAGATCTCGTCCCTGTCCTGGTTCACCACCATTGTGCCTTTGGTTCTTGTCCTCACCATCACAGCTGTTAAAGATGCCACCGATGACTAT TTCCGCCACAAGAGTGATAATCAGGTGAATAACCGTCATTCTCAGGTGCTGATCAATGGAGT CCTCCAACAAGAGCAATGGATGAATGTATGCGTTGGTGATATTATCAAGCTAGAAAATAACCAGTTTGTGGCG GCGGACCTCCTCCTCCTTTCGAGCAGCGAGCCCCATGGGCTGTGTTACATAGAGACTGCAGAACTGGATGG agagacCAACATGAAAGTGCGCCAGGCCATTCCAATCACCTCGGAGCTGGGGGACATCAGTCAGCTGGCCAAGTTTGATG GCGAAGTCATTTGCGAACCGCCCAACAACAAGCTGGACAAGTTTAGTGGGACGCTGTACTGGAAGGAGAACAAGCTCCCCCTGAGCAACCAGAACATGCTGCTGCGAGGTTGTGTGCTGAGAAACACCGAGTGGTGCTTCGGGCTCGTCATCTTTGCAG GTCCTGATACTAAGCTGATGCAGAACAGTGGCAGGACGAAGTTCAAGAGAACAAGTATCGACCGCCTGATGAACACACTGGTACTCTGG ATTTTTGGATTCCTGGTTTGCATGGGGGTGATCCTGGCCATCGGTAATGCCATCTGGGAACACGAAGTCGGGACGCGCTTCCAGGTCTACCTGCCCTGGGATGAGGCGGTGGATAGTGCcttcttctctggcttcctctccTTCTGGTCCTATATCATCATTCTCAACACCGTTGTGCCCATCTCACTGTATGTCAG TGTGGAAGTCATCCGTTTGGGCCACAGCTACTTCATCAACTGGGACAAGAAGATGTTCTGCATGAAGAAGCGGACGCCTGCAGAGGCCCGTACCACCACTCTGAACGAAGAGCTGGGCCAGGTGGAGTACATCTTCTCTGATAAGACGGGCACCCTTACCCAGAACATCATGGTGTTCAGCAAATGCTCCATCAGTGGCCACAGCTATG GTGACGTGTTTGATGTCTTGGGACACAAAGCTGAATTGGGAGAG AGACCAGAGCCTGTTGACTTCTCTTTTAATCCTCTGGCTGACAAGAAATTCTTGTTTTGGGACCCAAGCCTCTTGGAGGCTGTCAAGATGGGggacccacacacacatgagttCTTCCGTCTCCTCTCCTTGTGTCATACTGTCATGTCAGAAGAAAAGAACGAAG GAGAGCTGTACTATAAAGCTCAGTCTCCGGATGAGGGGGCTCTGGTCACTGCAGCCAggaattttggttttgtgttccGCTCTCGTACCCCTAAAACAATCACTGTCCATGAACTCGGTACAGCCATCACCTACCAGCTACTGGCCATCCTGGACTTTAACAACATTCGCAAGCGGATGTCAGTCATAG TTCGGAATCCAGAGGGGAAGATACGGCTCTACTGCAAAGGGGCTGACACAATCCTGCTAGACAGGCTCCACCCTTCTACCCAGGAGCTGCTCAACAGCACCACTGACCATCTGAAT GAGTATGCAGGGGACGGGCTGAGGACCCTGGTGTTGGCCTACAAAGACCTGGATGAAGAATACTATGAGGAATGGGCCAGGAGACGCCTACAGGCTAGCCTGGCCCAAGATAGCCGAGAGGACAGGCTAGCCAGCATCTATGAAGAGGTTGAGAGTGACATGATG CTGTTGGGTGCCACGGCCATTGAGGACAAACTTCAGCAGGGAGTTCCAGAGACCATTGCCCTCCTGACTCTGGCCAACATCAAGATTTGGGTGCTAACTGGAGATAAGCAAG AGACAGCTGTAAACATTGGCTACTCCTGTAAGATGCTGACCGATGACATGACAGAGGTGTTCATCGTCACCGGCCACACTGTCCTGGAAGTTCGAGAGGAGCTCAG GAAAGCCCGGAAGAAGATGGTAGATTCCTCCCATGCTGTGGGCAATGGCTTCACCTACCAGGGGAACCTTTCTTCTTCAAAACTCACTTCTGTCCTGGAGGCTGTTGCTGGGGAGTACGCCTTGGTCATCAACGGGCACAGCCTG gcCCATGCCTTGGAGGCTGATATGGAGCTAGAGTTTCTGGAGACAGCATGTGCCTGCAAAGCTGTCATCTGCTGTCGGGTAACGCCCTTGCAGAAGGCACAAGTGGTGGAACTGGTTAAGAAGTACAAGAAGGCAGTGACACTTGCCATTGGGGATGGAGCCAATGATGTCAGCATGATTAAAA CTGCTCATATTGGTGTGGGCATCAGTGGGCAGGAAGGGATCCAGGCTGTCCTGGCTTCCGATTATTCCTTTTCACAGTTCAAGTTCCTGCAACGCCTCCTGCTGGTGCACGGGCGCTGGTCCTACCTACGCATGTGCAAGTTCCTCTGCTATTTCTTCTACAAAAACTTTGCGTTCACTATGGTCCACTTCTGGTTTGGCTTCTTCTGCGGTTTCTCAGCCCAG ACCGTTTATGACCAGTACTTCATCACCCTGTATAACATTGTGTACACCTCCCTCCCCGTCCTGGCCATGGGTGTCTTTGACCAG GATGTCCCGGAGCAGCGAAGCATGGAGTACCCTAAACTGTATGAGCCAGGCCAGTTGAACCTCCTATTCAACAAGCGAGAGTTCTTCATCTGCATCGCCCAGGGCATCTACACCTCTGTGCTCATGTTCTTCATTCCCTATGGAGTGTTTGCGGAGGCCACTCGGGATGATGGCACCCAGCTGGCAGACTACCAGTCCTTCGCAGTCACTGTGGCCACGTCACTGGTCATTGTGGTCAGTGTGCAG ATTGGGCTGGATACAGGCTACTGGACAGCCATCAACCACTTCTTCATCTGGGGCAGTCTTGCGGTCTACTTCGCCATCCTCTTTGCCATGCACAGCAATGGGCTCTTTGACATGTTTCCAAACCAGTTCCGGTTTGTGG GGAATGCCCAGAACACCCTGGCCCAGCCCACCGTGTGGCTCACCATCCTGCTCACCACGGCTGTCTGCATCATGCCTGTGGTTGCCTTCCGCTTCCTCAGGCTTAGCCTGAAGCCGGATCTCTCCGACACG GTCCGCTACACCCAGCTGgtaaggaagaagcagaaggcGCAGCACCGTTGCATGCGGCGAGTGGGCCGCACAGGCTCTCGGCGCTCTGGCTATGCCTTCTCGCACCAGGAAGGTTTTGGGGAGCTCATTATGTCTGGCAAGAACATGCGCCTCAGCTCCCTGGCCCTCTCCAGCTTCAGCACGCGCTCCAGTTCCAGCTGGATCGAGAGTTTGCGCAGGAAGAAAAGTGACAGTGCCAACAGCCCCAGTGGCGGAGCTGAGAAGCCCCTTAAGGGCTGA